The following are encoded together in the Roseobacter denitrificans OCh 114 genome:
- a CDS encoding glycosyltransferase family 2 protein produces the protein MSTLRPLRITVSTLTRQRPAMLAALIESWGKMAVPIACEITCLVVENDAEPKSVGVVDVARPLANGVGLAYVLETEPGIPFGRNRAAKEAIAAGSDLLAFVDDDEIVAEDWLVKLIAAYRHSEALLIGGPLRVKETPRKLSFVAALMDKCIARRYLRKETRAARRADLTGTPGVTIVTNNWLAETSVFEKHGIWFDEKMRFTGGTDSKLCAEVKAAGLPTAWAADAAVYEEIPLERLAIRYQFKRGRDQSSTNYTRKLEGQPSAKYNVLVSVPIKIVIICGLVIALPFTGGRTLLDVVRTSGWVAGRFDALRGRRSDLYKTVTGD, from the coding sequence ATGTCCACATTGCGCCCCCTTCGGATCACGGTTTCGACCCTCACGCGGCAACGTCCGGCCATGCTCGCCGCGCTGATTGAAAGCTGGGGCAAAATGGCTGTGCCAATTGCCTGCGAAATCACCTGTCTGGTTGTGGAAAATGACGCGGAACCCAAGAGCGTCGGCGTGGTTGACGTGGCCCGACCGCTGGCGAATGGCGTGGGGCTGGCCTATGTGCTCGAAACCGAACCGGGTATTCCCTTTGGACGCAACCGGGCGGCAAAGGAAGCGATCGCTGCCGGATCAGATTTGCTGGCCTTTGTGGACGATGATGAAATCGTGGCAGAAGACTGGCTGGTCAAACTCATCGCCGCTTACCGCCACAGCGAAGCGCTTTTGATCGGCGGGCCGTTGCGCGTCAAGGAAACGCCACGCAAATTGTCTTTTGTCGCCGCTCTCATGGATAAATGTATTGCCCGCCGTTATCTGCGCAAGGAAACGCGCGCCGCGCGCCGGGCCGATCTGACGGGCACGCCGGGCGTGACGATTGTGACCAACAACTGGCTGGCTGAAACCTCGGTTTTTGAAAAACACGGTATCTGGTTTGATGAGAAAATGCGTTTTACCGGCGGGACGGACTCCAAGCTCTGTGCCGAGGTGAAGGCCGCCGGATTGCCAACCGCATGGGCGGCTGACGCGGCCGTTTATGAAGAAATCCCGCTTGAACGGCTCGCCATCCGTTATCAGTTCAAACGGGGTCGCGATCAATCCTCGACCAACTATACCCGCAAGCTCGAAGGGCAACCCTCGGCAAAATATAACGTCCTGGTCAGCGTGCCGATCAAGATCGTCATCATTTGCGGTCTTGTGATTGCGCTGCCATTCACGGGGGGCCGCACCTTGCTGGATGTGGTGCGCACGTCGGGCTGGGTTGCCGGGCGTTTCGACGCGCTGCGCGGGCGCCGTTCTGATCTTTACAAGACCGTCACGGGCGACTAG
- a CDS encoding alanine/glycine:cation symporter family protein: protein MLKKLNYLAASAALATMANPVMAQEASSLDARVNEIFATFTGPFVGLIFAPFPGTSFPWIVMWLVIAATIFTIYFGFVQLRFFGHAISLVKGDYSDPDDAGEVSHFQALATALSGTVGLGNIAGVAVAVGIGGPGATFWMILAGLLGMASKFTECTLGVKYRNEYPDGTVSGGPMYYMSKGFDELGLPGGKILAVLFSVFCILGALGGGNMFQANQAHAQITQITGDYPGWITGIIFAGVVFAVIVGGIKSIAKVTEKVVPFMGIMYVGAALIILIVNFDMIGWAFGQIFVGAFTGLGVAGGFVGALIQGFKRAAFSNEAGVGSAAIAHSAVKTKEPITEGFVSLLEPLIDTVVICTMTALVIIISQQLIIDEATGNYMLNEAGSAIATVDGNSGVALTSAAFASGISWFPFILAIAVVLFAFSTMISWSYYGLKAWTYLFGEGKTSELVFKVIFCIFIVIGAAASLGPVIDFSDAAIFAMAVVNIFALYFLMKLVRAELASYSARLKSGEIKKFSH, encoded by the coding sequence ATGCTCAAAAAGCTTAACTATCTGGCAGCCTCTGCCGCACTCGCGACGATGGCCAATCCGGTCATGGCGCAAGAGGCAAGCTCTCTTGACGCCCGCGTCAACGAAATCTTCGCAACATTTACCGGGCCGTTTGTTGGCCTGATCTTCGCGCCTTTTCCGGGCACGAGCTTCCCATGGATCGTGATGTGGCTGGTAATTGCTGCAACGATTTTCACCATCTATTTCGGTTTCGTGCAGCTTCGCTTCTTTGGTCACGCGATCTCTCTGGTCAAAGGGGACTATTCCGATCCCGATGACGCAGGCGAGGTCAGCCACTTTCAGGCCCTTGCAACCGCGCTTTCCGGTACGGTCGGCCTCGGCAATATTGCCGGTGTGGCTGTTGCGGTGGGCATCGGCGGGCCGGGGGCGACATTCTGGATGATCCTTGCGGGTCTGCTCGGCATGGCCTCGAAATTCACCGAATGTACGCTCGGCGTCAAATACCGTAACGAATACCCCGATGGCACCGTTTCCGGTGGTCCGATGTATTACATGTCCAAAGGTTTTGATGAGCTTGGCCTGCCCGGTGGCAAGATTCTGGCTGTCCTCTTCTCAGTGTTCTGTATTCTTGGCGCACTTGGTGGAGGCAACATGTTTCAGGCCAACCAAGCACATGCACAGATCACCCAGATCACCGGGGACTATCCCGGCTGGATCACGGGTATCATCTTTGCCGGTGTGGTGTTCGCCGTGATCGTCGGCGGGATCAAATCCATCGCCAAGGTGACCGAAAAAGTCGTTCCCTTCATGGGCATCATGTATGTCGGTGCCGCGCTCATCATTCTGATCGTGAACTTCGATATGATCGGCTGGGCCTTTGGTCAGATCTTTGTTGGCGCCTTTACCGGGCTTGGGGTCGCGGGCGGTTTCGTCGGTGCTTTGATCCAGGGGTTCAAGCGGGCGGCGTTTTCGAACGAGGCGGGCGTGGGTTCCGCAGCGATTGCGCACTCTGCCGTGAAAACCAAGGAACCGATCACCGAAGGGTTTGTCTCCCTGCTGGAACCTTTGATCGACACGGTGGTGATCTGCACAATGACAGCCCTGGTGATCATCATCTCGCAACAGTTGATCATTGATGAAGCAACCGGCAATTACATGCTGAACGAAGCAGGCTCTGCGATTGCGACGGTTGATGGGAATTCGGGCGTGGCGCTGACCTCGGCAGCCTTCGCATCCGGCATCAGCTGGTTCCCCTTCATTCTCGCAATTGCGGTTGTGCTCTTTGCCTTCTCGACCATGATTTCGTGGTCCTACTACGGGCTGAAAGCATGGACGTATCTGTTTGGTGAAGGCAAAACCTCTGAGCTGGTATTCAAGGTCATCTTCTGCATCTTCATCGTGATCGGTGCCGCGGCCAGCCTTGGCCCTGTCATTGACTTCTCGGATGCGGCGATCTTTGCCATGGCTGTTGTGAACATCTTTGCGCTCTACTTCCTGATGAAACTGGTACGCGCGGAACTGGCCAGCTACAGCGCCCGCCTCAAGTCGGGTGAAATCAAGAAGTTCAGCCACTAA
- a CDS encoding DUF1643 domain-containing protein — protein sequence MRKDTPATLHDPGGKVHLRLGDGVTGGAIFSPCGRYRHVLTRDWTRQGDPPRTIMFVGQNPSVASAEVSDPTCNKEVRFARRWGFTRYVKTNILDWRATNPKDVPHDPALACSADNLPNMMEEAAQVDEVLMAYGKLHKRYVDVVMRTVSALRGTGKPLNCLKLNKDGSAQHPLYIRDDTQRFVFPSFSHTDV from the coding sequence ATGCGCAAAGACACCCCCGCGACCCTTCATGATCCCGGCGGAAAGGTGCACCTGCGCCTTGGCGATGGCGTCACCGGCGGGGCGATCTTCTCTCCATGCGGGCGCTATCGACATGTGCTGACCCGCGACTGGACCCGACAGGGCGATCCCCCCCGCACCATCATGTTCGTAGGCCAGAACCCGTCTGTCGCCAGCGCAGAAGTATCGGACCCGACATGCAACAAGGAGGTGCGTTTTGCCAGACGCTGGGGCTTCACCCGCTATGTGAAAACAAACATTCTGGACTGGCGCGCCACGAATCCCAAGGACGTGCCGCATGACCCAGCCCTCGCCTGCAGTGCGGATAACCTGCCCAATATGATGGAAGAGGCCGCGCAGGTTGATGAGGTTCTGATGGCATATGGGAAACTTCACAAACGCTATGTGGATGTCGTTATGCGTACGGTCAGCGCGCTGCGGGGGACGGGTAAACCGCTGAACTGCCTCAAGCTGAACAAGGACGGCTCCGCCCAGCATCCGCTTTATATTCGTGACGATACCCAGAGGTTTGTGTTCCCGAGCTTTTCACACACCGACGTCTGA
- a CDS encoding LysE family translocator, with protein sequence MYTFAAAVFFLIITPGPGVLSAAGVGASFGAQAGVRYLAGLFIGTNLVCLAVVSGLTAFLLADPRLRIILFFASVAYLTYLALRIAFAGSKIAFIERQKPPGVIGGIALQAINPKAYAVNTALFSGFGFLPGNLVLEITLKFLIVNAIWIPIHIAWLYLGISLRRMNLPDRTQRAINIAMAASMMVVVALAATAQF encoded by the coding sequence ATGTATACCTTTGCCGCCGCTGTCTTTTTCCTCATCATCACCCCCGGTCCCGGCGTTTTGTCCGCTGCCGGTGTCGGCGCATCATTCGGAGCGCAGGCGGGCGTGCGCTATCTGGCCGGGCTGTTCATTGGCACCAACCTTGTGTGTCTGGCCGTCGTGAGCGGGCTGACCGCCTTTCTTCTCGCCGACCCCCGCTTGCGCATCATATTGTTTTTCGCCTCCGTCGCTTATCTGACATACCTCGCGCTGCGGATCGCATTTGCGGGCAGTAAGATCGCGTTTATCGAGAGGCAAAAACCGCCGGGCGTCATCGGCGGGATCGCCTTGCAGGCGATCAACCCCAAGGCTTACGCGGTGAATACAGCCCTGTTTTCCGGTTTCGGGTTTCTGCCGGGCAATCTGGTACTGGAAATCACGCTGAAATTTCTGATCGTGAACGCCATTTGGATACCCATTCATATCGCATGGCTTTATCTTGGGATCAGCCTGCGCAGAATGAACCTCCCAGACCGGACACAAAGGGCCATCAACATCGCCATGGCCGCCTCCATGATGGTGGTCGTTGCGCTGGCTGCGACGGCTCAATTCTGA
- a CDS encoding peroxiredoxin: MGLRINDTVPDFTAETDHGTIQFHDWIGDSWAILFSHPKDFTPVCTTEFGAVAQLADEWEKRGTKVIGVSVDGVEDHKKWKGDIEHVAGTTAGFPIIADEGLAVSKAFDMLPAEAYLPDGRTPADSATVRSVFIIGPDKQLKLSMTYPMTVGRNFAEVLRALDGLQMSTGKGVATPANWVPGEDVIIPPSVSDEDAKAKFGDFETVLPYLRKTKAPS, from the coding sequence ATGGGCTTGCGCATCAACGATACTGTTCCCGATTTCACAGCGGAAACTGACCACGGAACGATCCAGTTTCATGACTGGATTGGCGACAGCTGGGCGATTTTATTCTCGCACCCAAAGGATTTCACACCGGTTTGCACCACGGAATTCGGCGCCGTCGCGCAACTGGCCGATGAGTGGGAAAAACGCGGCACCAAGGTGATCGGCGTTTCGGTTGATGGCGTTGAGGATCACAAGAAGTGGAAAGGTGATATCGAACATGTCGCGGGCACAACCGCTGGCTTTCCGATCATCGCTGACGAAGGGCTCGCCGTGTCTAAAGCCTTTGACATGTTGCCGGCGGAGGCCTATCTGCCCGACGGCCGCACACCTGCTGACAGCGCAACGGTGCGGTCGGTCTTCATCATCGGGCCGGACAAGCAGCTTAAACTGTCGATGACATACCCGATGACCGTTGGTCGTAATTTTGCCGAAGTGCTGCGCGCCCTTGATGGTTTGCAAATGTCGACCGGCAAAGGTGTTGCGACCCCCGCAAACTGGGTTCCGGGTGAGGATGTGATCATTCCGCCATCGGTGTCGGATGAAGACGCCAAGGCGAAATTCGGCGACTTTGAAACCGTCCTGCCCTATTTGCGCAAAACCAAAGCGCCAAGCTGA
- the rpsO gene encoding 30S ribosomal protein S15 has translation MSITAEEKARVMKEFATKEGDTGSPEVQVAILSSRIATLTEHFKTHKKDNHGRRGLLKMVATRRKLLDYTKAKDEARYQDLIKRLGLRR, from the coding sequence ATGTCGATTACAGCAGAAGAAAAAGCCCGCGTCATGAAAGAGTTCGCGACCAAGGAAGGCGATACAGGGTCGCCCGAAGTACAGGTCGCCATCCTCAGCTCGCGCATTGCGACGCTGACAGAGCACTTCAAAACGCATAAGAAAGACAACCACGGCCGCCGTGGCCTGCTCAAGATGGTGGCAACGCGCCGCAAGCTTCTGGACTACACAAAAGCCAAAGACGAAGCACGGTATCAGGACCTGATCAAACGTCTTGGACTGCGTCGTTAA
- a CDS encoding universal stress protein: MTTTLLVGLDGHSSGERALAYGEELAKLIGNCTLLVVYVIEWSPYSFQTAEENAQRHKRREEEISTAMARVVQPALDSLKEKGVTAQGKVRHGNVSDTLESIASSSSADQIIVGRSTETGLSQRIFGSSTANLVMQATVPVTVVP; this comes from the coding sequence ATGACAACAACACTGCTAGTGGGCCTTGATGGCCACAGCTCAGGCGAGCGTGCACTGGCATATGGCGAAGAATTGGCAAAACTCATCGGAAACTGCACGCTTCTGGTGGTCTATGTCATCGAATGGTCGCCCTATTCCTTCCAGACCGCCGAAGAAAACGCACAACGACACAAGCGCCGCGAAGAAGAGATTTCCACGGCAATGGCCCGCGTCGTGCAGCCCGCCTTGGACAGTTTGAAAGAAAAAGGCGTCACAGCCCAGGGCAAGGTCCGGCACGGCAATGTGTCAGACACGCTTGAATCCATCGCGTCCAGTTCATCCGCCGACCAGATTATCGTCGGTCGCTCAACCGAAACCGGTCTGTCACAACGCATTTTCGGCAGCTCCACTGCCAATCTGGTGATGCAAGCCACCGTCCCCGTCACCGTGGTCCCATAA
- a CDS encoding aldehyde dehydrogenase family protein, with product MLEKRNFYINGQWVAPVKQNDFAVIDPSTEEQCAVISLGGQADTDAAVAAARAAFDDWSQTSKSERQGLLKRLLEVYNDRSEEMAQAMSMEMGAPMALSRAQQVGAGSWHLEGFLKAFEDFSFERDFTSSEKTLLEPIGVCALITPWNWPMNQIVLKAVPAMATGCTMILKPSEIAPLSGLLFSEFVHEAGFPAGVFNMVNGDGAGVGSKLSAHPEVDMVSFTGSTRAGIAISKAAADTLKRVSLELGGKGANIIFEDARPDAAKSGAVRCFRNSGQSCNAPTRMLVHKSRYDEAVEMAADVARNTHVGPASEEGKHIGPVVSEAQFDKIQKLIEVGMGEARLVAGGLGRPDGLNRGYFVKPTVFADVTNEMTIAREEIFGPVLSIIPFESEEEAIAIANDTPYGLTNYIQTEDTDKRRRVARRLRSGMVETNGQGFAQGSPFGGYKQSGNGREGGIYGLEEFLEVKAVSGWAAE from the coding sequence ATGCTAGAAAAGCGCAATTTCTATATCAATGGCCAGTGGGTTGCCCCGGTAAAACAGAATGACTTTGCCGTGATTGATCCCTCGACCGAGGAACAATGCGCGGTCATTTCACTAGGTGGACAGGCGGATACGGATGCAGCCGTTGCCGCCGCACGTGCAGCGTTCGACGATTGGTCTCAAACCTCGAAATCGGAGCGTCAGGGCCTGCTGAAGCGGTTGCTGGAAGTCTACAACGACCGTTCTGAAGAAATGGCACAAGCCATGTCGATGGAAATGGGTGCGCCCATGGCGCTTAGCCGCGCACAGCAGGTCGGTGCAGGCAGTTGGCACCTTGAGGGCTTTCTGAAAGCCTTCGAAGACTTCAGCTTTGAACGTGATTTCACAAGCAGCGAAAAGACGCTGCTCGAACCGATCGGGGTTTGCGCGCTGATTACGCCATGGAACTGGCCGATGAACCAGATCGTGCTCAAAGCGGTGCCTGCCATGGCGACCGGCTGCACGATGATCCTCAAACCATCCGAAATCGCGCCGCTTTCCGGTTTGCTGTTTTCCGAGTTCGTTCATGAGGCAGGCTTTCCAGCGGGCGTTTTCAACATGGTCAACGGCGATGGTGCCGGAGTGGGCAGCAAGCTTTCCGCGCACCCGGAGGTCGATATGGTCAGCTTCACCGGCTCGACCCGCGCCGGAATTGCGATCTCCAAAGCGGCGGCGGATACGCTCAAACGCGTGAGCCTTGAACTTGGCGGCAAGGGTGCAAACATCATCTTTGAGGACGCACGCCCGGACGCTGCGAAATCCGGCGCGGTGCGGTGTTTCAGAAACTCGGGCCAGTCCTGCAATGCGCCAACACGCATGCTGGTGCATAAATCCCGTTACGACGAAGCGGTCGAGATGGCCGCCGATGTCGCCAGGAACACGCATGTCGGCCCGGCATCCGAAGAGGGCAAGCACATTGGCCCTGTCGTATCAGAGGCACAGTTCGACAAGATCCAGAAGCTGATCGAGGTCGGCATGGGCGAGGCGCGCCTCGTTGCGGGTGGTCTGGGGCGTCCTGACGGGCTGAACCGGGGCTACTTCGTCAAACCGACAGTATTCGCGGATGTCACCAATGAGATGACCATCGCGCGCGAAGAGATCTTTGGCCCGGTGCTGTCGATCATCCCGTTTGAAAGCGAAGAGGAAGCCATCGCCATCGCCAATGACACGCCCTACGGGCTGACCAACTACATCCAGACCGAGGATACCGACAAACGCCGCCGCGTAGCACGTCGCTTGCGCTCTGGCATGGTGGAAACGAATGGTCAGGGCTTTGCCCAGGGTTCACCTTTTGGCGGCTATAAACAATCCGGCAATGGGCGCGAAGGTGGAATCTACGGCCTTGAGGAGTTCCTCGAAGTCAAAGCTGTCTCCGGCTGGGCGGCGGAATAA
- a CDS encoding glycosyltransferase family 2 protein: protein MNRDYCVYGASATSAESDMRSIQLDKKASVIIPTYHSWPDLQRCLDLLEAQTTPASDFEIVVVNNAATDEVPDDFHLPPNARVIREPKPGSYAARNAGIGAAGTDLLFFTDADCRPRPDYIAQGLKAFAAHPDVLRFAGAVELEAAGEVWTIAERVDRMTSLKQEHYASQGRAATANIFVRRAAFEAVGLFDDTALSGGDMEWARRCNAQGVKQLYVPEVMVGHPARASMEAHAIKRRRILGAQIRNADPRKKWKYHIPPFKRFLLPSFGAMRSAFREPDVTLWQRFQIWSFLNRLRRVIAKEQIRLTWFKGRHERR, encoded by the coding sequence ATGAACAGGGATTACTGTGTATACGGGGCCAGCGCAACCAGCGCCGAAAGCGACATGCGGAGCATCCAATTGGACAAGAAAGCGTCCGTAATTATCCCGACCTATCACAGCTGGCCCGATCTTCAGCGCTGCCTTGATCTTCTGGAGGCGCAAACAACCCCCGCGTCGGATTTCGAAATCGTTGTCGTCAACAATGCTGCGACCGATGAAGTGCCGGATGACTTTCATCTGCCACCCAATGCCCGTGTGATCCGGGAGCCAAAGCCGGGATCATATGCAGCGCGCAACGCGGGGATAGGTGCTGCGGGTACTGACCTTTTGTTCTTTACCGATGCCGATTGCAGGCCGCGGCCGGACTACATTGCGCAAGGTCTCAAGGCTTTCGCGGCGCATCCGGATGTCTTGCGGTTTGCCGGCGCTGTCGAGCTTGAGGCCGCAGGAGAGGTATGGACGATTGCGGAGCGTGTGGATCGTATGACGTCCCTCAAGCAAGAGCATTACGCCAGTCAAGGACGCGCCGCGACGGCGAATATTTTCGTGCGCCGTGCCGCGTTCGAAGCGGTTGGGCTATTCGATGACACTGCCCTCTCCGGCGGGGATATGGAATGGGCAAGGCGATGCAATGCGCAAGGTGTGAAGCAGCTTTACGTGCCCGAAGTCATGGTTGGTCACCCTGCGCGCGCCTCGATGGAGGCACATGCAATCAAACGGCGGCGTATTCTGGGCGCCCAAATCCGAAACGCCGACCCCAGGAAAAAGTGGAAATATCACATTCCACCGTTCAAACGGTTTCTGCTGCCTTCTTTCGGTGCCATGCGCAGTGCTTTCAGAGAGCCTGACGTGACACTTTGGCAGAGGTTTCAGATATGGTCGTTCCTGAACAGACTGCGGCGGGTTATTGCAAAAGAACAGATCCGCCTCACGTGGTTCAAGGGGCGGCATGAACGTCGCTGA
- the pnp gene encoding polyribonucleotide nucleotidyltransferase — translation MFNETKKSIEWGEETLTLETGKVARQADGSVIATLGETSVMANVTFAKKQKPGQDFFPLTVHYQEKYYAAGKVPGGFFKREARPTEKETLTARLIDRPLRPLFVPGFKNEVLVMCTVLSHDLVNDPDMVAMIAASAALTISGAPFMGPIAGARVGFEDGEYILNPTVDDMQDLRLNPEQRLDLVVAGTKDAVMMVESEAYELSEAEMLGAVKFAHDAIQPVLDLIIDLAEDCAKEPFDFSPPDYSELSAAVKAAGETEMRAAFAISDKQERTTAVAAARETIMAALSDEQKEDPNLGSAMKGLEASILRGDVVKTGKRIDGRKTDEIRDIVCETGLLPRTHGSALFTRGETQGLVVTTLGTGDDEQFIDALHGNFKSNFLLHYNFPPYSVGEAGRVGPPGRREIGHGKLAWRALQAVLPAATDFPYTVRVVSEITESNGSSSMASVCGGSLSMMDAGVPLKAPVAGVAMGLILEEDGSYAILSDILGDEDHLGDMDFKVAGTEAGITSLQMDIKIAGITPEIMEKALEQAKAGRIHILGEMAKSITGAQDFSIHAPRIETMQIPTDKIREVIGSGGKVIREIVEVSGAKVDINDEGIIKIASPNGEAIKKAYDMIHSIVAEPEEGMVYTGTVVKIVDFGAFVNFFGKRDGLVHVSQIENRRLNHPSDVLKEGQEVKVKLLGFDDRGKVRLSMKVVDQETGEEIKKEEAPAD, via the coding sequence ATGTTCAACGAGACGAAAAAATCGATTGAGTGGGGCGAAGAGACGCTCACACTCGAAACAGGAAAAGTGGCCCGCCAAGCGGATGGGTCGGTGATTGCAACGCTGGGCGAGACCAGCGTCATGGCAAACGTCACCTTTGCCAAGAAACAAAAACCGGGTCAGGATTTCTTTCCGCTGACCGTACATTATCAGGAAAAATACTACGCGGCAGGCAAAGTCCCCGGTGGTTTCTTCAAGCGCGAAGCGCGCCCGACTGAAAAAGAGACACTGACAGCACGTCTGATTGACCGCCCGCTGCGCCCACTCTTCGTCCCCGGCTTCAAGAACGAAGTGCTGGTGATGTGCACCGTTTTGTCCCACGATCTGGTGAATGATCCCGATATGGTCGCGATGATCGCAGCCTCGGCGGCGCTGACCATCTCCGGCGCGCCCTTCATGGGGCCAATCGCTGGTGCCCGCGTCGGTTTTGAGGATGGCGAATATATCCTGAACCCGACCGTTGATGACATGCAGGATTTGCGCCTGAACCCTGAACAGCGCCTTGATCTGGTCGTTGCCGGAACCAAAGACGCGGTGATGATGGTCGAATCCGAAGCCTATGAGCTGTCCGAAGCGGAAATGCTGGGTGCGGTGAAGTTTGCCCATGACGCGATCCAGCCTGTGCTGGACCTGATCATTGATCTGGCAGAAGACTGCGCCAAGGAGCCGTTTGACTTTTCACCGCCCGATTACTCTGAGCTTTCCGCTGCGGTCAAAGCTGCCGGTGAGACAGAGATGCGCGCCGCTTTCGCGATTTCCGACAAGCAGGAACGCACCACAGCTGTTGCTGCCGCCCGTGAAACCATCATGGCCGCGCTGAGTGACGAGCAGAAAGAAGACCCCAACCTCGGCTCCGCGATGAAAGGGCTTGAAGCCTCCATCCTGCGCGGCGACGTGGTGAAAACGGGCAAGCGGATCGACGGTCGTAAAACCGATGAAATCCGTGATATCGTATGTGAAACGGGTCTTTTGCCCCGCACGCACGGCTCCGCGCTGTTCACCCGTGGTGAAACGCAGGGCCTCGTTGTGACCACTTTGGGCACCGGCGATGATGAGCAATTCATCGACGCGCTGCACGGGAATTTCAAATCGAACTTCCTGCTGCATTATAACTTCCCGCCCTATTCGGTCGGTGAAGCAGGTCGCGTGGGCCCTCCCGGACGTCGTGAAATCGGTCACGGTAAACTGGCGTGGCGTGCGTTGCAGGCGGTTCTGCCAGCGGCGACCGACTTCCCCTATACCGTGCGTGTTGTTTCCGAGATCACCGAATCCAACGGGTCATCTTCGATGGCATCGGTCTGCGGTGGTTCCTTGTCCATGATGGACGCAGGCGTTCCGCTCAAGGCACCGGTTGCCGGTGTGGCCATGGGTCTGATCCTCGAAGAGGACGGTTCCTATGCGATCCTGTCGGATATCCTGGGTGACGAAGACCACCTTGGCGACATGGACTTCAAAGTGGCCGGTACAGAAGCCGGGATCACATCGTTGCAGATGGACATCAAGATCGCAGGCATCACGCCCGAGATCATGGAGAAAGCACTGGAACAGGCCAAAGCGGGTCGCATCCACATTCTGGGCGAGATGGCCAAATCCATCACCGGCGCGCAGGATTTCTCGATCCACGCACCACGCATCGAAACCATGCAGATCCCGACGGATAAGATCCGCGAAGTGATCGGGTCAGGTGGTAAGGTGATCCGCGAGATCGTCGAAGTATCCGGTGCCAAAGTGGATATCAACGACGAAGGCATTATCAAGATTGCCAGCCCGAACGGCGAAGCGATCAAGAAAGCCTACGACATGATCCACTCCATCGTGGCCGAACCCGAAGAAGGCATGGTCTACACCGGTACGGTTGTGAAAATCGTCGACTTCGGTGCTTTCGTGAACTTCTTTGGCAAGCGCGACGGTCTGGTGCATGTCTCCCAGATCGAGAACCGCCGCCTGAACCACCCTTCCGACGTTCTGAAAGAAGGCCAGGAAGTAAAGGTCAAGCTGCTGGGCTTTGATGATCGCGGGAAGGTGCGCCTGTCGATGAAAGTCGTCGATCAGGAAACCGGCGAAGAAATCAAGAAAGAAGAAGCGCCGGCAGACTGA
- the truB gene encoding tRNA pseudouridine(55) synthase TruB, whose translation MGRRRKGRDISGWLIVDKPAGLTSTAVVNKVRWALDAKKAGHAGTLDPDATGVLAVALGEATKTVPYVTGALKAYEFEIRLGQATNTDDAEGEVIAQSDLRPTEDEIKEALSAFIGDIEQVPPQFSAVKVDGERAYKRARDGEEMTLAARPLYVDSLLLIDRPDADHVLLEMVCGKGGYVRSIARDLGAALGCLAHVRSLRRIWSGPFDAKNAADLETIEALARTPELDAHVQPLETALDDMPEVKATAEGAVRLRNGNPGMVLASGIEYGETCWASFESRAIAIGRYKSGELHPVRVINAPD comes from the coding sequence ATGGGGCGCAGGCGCAAGGGACGCGATATTTCCGGCTGGCTAATTGTGGACAAACCCGCTGGGCTCACGTCTACGGCTGTGGTCAACAAGGTCCGTTGGGCACTGGATGCCAAGAAGGCAGGCCATGCCGGTACGCTCGACCCTGATGCAACGGGCGTTCTGGCCGTGGCCTTGGGGGAGGCGACGAAAACCGTACCCTATGTGACGGGTGCCCTAAAGGCCTATGAATTTGAAATTCGCCTTGGGCAAGCGACCAATACCGATGACGCCGAGGGCGAAGTGATCGCGCAAAGCGACCTGCGCCCGACAGAGGATGAGATCAAGGAAGCGCTGAGCGCGTTCATCGGGGATATCGAACAGGTCCCGCCGCAGTTCTCCGCCGTCAAGGTCGATGGCGAGCGGGCGTATAAGCGCGCGCGCGATGGTGAGGAGATGACCCTCGCGGCGCGACCACTCTATGTGGACAGTCTGCTGCTGATCGACCGCCCGGACGCGGATCATGTGCTGCTTGAGATGGTCTGCGGCAAGGGCGGCTACGTGCGTTCGATCGCGCGCGATCTGGGTGCTGCTCTTGGATGTCTGGCGCATGTGCGGTCCTTGCGCCGGATCTGGTCCGGCCCGTTTGATGCTAAAAACGCAGCGGATCTTGAGACGATCGAAGCGCTCGCCCGGACCCCTGAGCTTGACGCGCATGTCCAGCCGCTGGAAACCGCGCTTGATGATATGCCCGAGGTCAAAGCCACTGCGGAGGGGGCGGTGCGCCTGCGCAATGGCAACCCCGGTATGGTTTTGGCAAGCGGCATCGAGTACGGCGAAACCTGCTGGGCGTCGTTTGAAAGCCGCGCAATCGCCATCGGGCGGTATAAATCCGGCGAATTGCACCCGGTACGCGTGATCAACGCCCCGGACTGA